Proteins encoded together in one Planctomyces sp. SH-PL14 window:
- a CDS encoding CBS domain-containing protein yields the protein MLVSEIMTSHVECISPDESLRSAAEMMRRLDVGALPVCHDDRIEGILTDRDIVIRAIAQGRDCNETHVSEILTAGIRFCFEDQDSSEAGQIMEEHQIRRLVVLNRDKRMVGIVSLGDLAVREPDEAVCAAALEHISEPGNM from the coding sequence ATGCTCGTTTCAGAAATTATGACCTCACACGTGGAGTGTATTTCGCCCGACGAATCGCTCCGTTCCGCCGCAGAGATGATGCGCCGCCTTGATGTCGGGGCCCTCCCGGTCTGCCACGACGACCGGATTGAAGGGATCCTGACCGACCGCGACATCGTCATCCGCGCCATCGCCCAGGGCCGCGACTGCAACGAAACCCACGTCTCGGAGATCCTCACGGCCGGAATCCGCTTCTGCTTCGAAGACCAGGACTCCAGCGAAGCGGGGCAGATCATGGAAGAACACCAGATCCGCCGCCTCGTCGTCCTCAACCGCGACAAGCGGATGGTCGGCATCGTCTCGCTCGGCGACCTCGCGGTCCGCGAGCCCGATGAAGCGGTGTGCGCAGCCGCCCTCGAACACATCTCCGAGCCGGGCAACATGTAG
- a CDS encoding CocE/NonD family hydrolase produces the protein MRPMLFLLALFVHVLAPASFAQEANPLASYIQLHYTKQEHRVAMRDGVKLFTAVYSPRDTTKTWPILMKRTPYGSGPYGVDKMAEKIGPSEEAVKAGYIFVIQDVRGRFQSDGEFQQVTPHVVDKKGPKDVDESSDTYDTIEWLLKNVSGHNGRVGMFGVSYPGFYCSAGMIDAHPALKAVSPQAPVGDWYFDDFLHNGAFFLAHAYRWLGANAQPRPQLITERPEAAKYATYDGYQFFLDAATTDTVYKQHLKENVPFWAEMMAHPNRDEFWQKRDILPHLKNVAPQVMTVTGWFDAEDLYGSFKTYRSVEALNPKVNNVLVVGPWHHGGWYSTDGEKLGPATFGSKTAAFYRAEIELKFFEKYLKDADTPGLAEATLFETGANTWRTFDAWPPKSVQPRTYLFREGGLLAVGDAGQKPSAGGGEKGGASLAYDEYVSDPAKPVPSTETIAPGMPIEYMVDDQRFAARRPDVLVYQTPPLTEDLVLAGPMTVDLWVSTTGRDADFIVKLIDVNPAAPEKEKQPGYQMMVRSEVFRGRFRNSFEKPEPFEPGVPTRVRIDLLDVLHRFKKDHRLMVHIQSTWFPLVDRNPQSWVPNIHFAKPEDFQKATHRLYRDTNHPTSLTVGVLP, from the coding sequence ATGCGCCCAATGCTTTTCCTGCTGGCCCTCTTCGTTCACGTCCTCGCCCCGGCATCGTTCGCTCAGGAGGCGAATCCGCTAGCGAGCTACATCCAGCTTCACTACACGAAGCAGGAACACCGGGTGGCCATGCGGGACGGAGTGAAGCTCTTCACGGCGGTCTACAGCCCTCGCGATACGACGAAGACGTGGCCCATCCTGATGAAGCGGACCCCCTACGGCAGCGGGCCGTACGGCGTGGACAAGATGGCCGAGAAGATCGGCCCGAGCGAGGAGGCGGTGAAGGCGGGGTACATCTTTGTCATCCAGGACGTCCGCGGGCGGTTTCAGTCCGACGGGGAGTTCCAGCAGGTGACGCCGCATGTCGTCGACAAGAAGGGGCCGAAGGATGTCGATGAGAGCAGCGACACCTATGACACGATCGAGTGGCTCCTCAAGAATGTCTCTGGGCACAACGGCCGGGTCGGGATGTTCGGGGTTTCGTACCCCGGCTTTTACTGCTCGGCGGGAATGATCGACGCCCATCCGGCACTCAAGGCGGTCTCGCCGCAGGCTCCGGTGGGGGACTGGTACTTCGACGACTTCCTGCACAACGGGGCGTTCTTCCTGGCCCACGCCTACCGCTGGCTGGGGGCCAACGCTCAGCCGCGGCCGCAGCTCATCACCGAACGTCCCGAGGCGGCCAAGTACGCGACCTATGACGGTTACCAGTTCTTCCTCGACGCCGCGACGACCGACACGGTCTACAAGCAGCACCTCAAGGAGAACGTCCCGTTCTGGGCCGAGATGATGGCCCATCCCAACCGGGACGAGTTCTGGCAGAAGCGGGACATCCTGCCGCACCTCAAGAACGTGGCCCCGCAGGTCATGACTGTGACGGGATGGTTCGATGCCGAAGACCTGTATGGCTCGTTCAAGACGTATCGGTCGGTCGAGGCGCTGAACCCGAAGGTCAACAACGTTCTGGTGGTCGGCCCGTGGCACCACGGCGGGTGGTATTCGACGGACGGCGAGAAGCTGGGGCCGGCGACGTTCGGCTCAAAGACGGCTGCCTTCTATCGGGCGGAGATCGAACTGAAGTTCTTCGAGAAGTACCTCAAGGACGCCGATACGCCGGGCTTGGCCGAGGCGACTTTGTTCGAGACGGGAGCGAACACCTGGCGGACGTTCGATGCATGGCCGCCGAAGTCCGTTCAGCCGCGGACCTATCTGTTCCGCGAAGGAGGGCTGCTGGCGGTTGGTGACGCCGGCCAGAAGCCGTCGGCTGGAGGGGGCGAGAAGGGCGGAGCGTCATTGGCGTACGACGAATACGTCAGCGATCCCGCGAAGCCCGTCCCCTCGACCGAGACGATCGCGCCAGGGATGCCGATTGAGTACATGGTCGACGACCAGCGGTTTGCGGCGCGGCGGCCGGATGTCCTTGTCTACCAGACGCCGCCGCTGACGGAAGACCTCGTGCTGGCGGGGCCAATGACGGTCGACCTGTGGGTCTCGACGACCGGGCGGGATGCCGACTTCATCGTGAAGCTGATCGACGTCAATCCCGCGGCCCCGGAGAAAGAGAAGCAGCCGGGGTATCAGATGATGGTCCGGAGCGAAGTCTTCCGCGGGCGGTTCCGGAACAGTTTCGAGAAGCCCGAGCCGTTTGAGCCCGGCGTTCCGACGCGGGTACGGATCGACCTGCTAGACGTGCTACACCGCTTCAAGAAGGACCACCGGCTGATGGTCCACATTCAGAGCACCTGGTTCCCGCTGGTGGATCGGAACCCGCAGAGCTGGGTTCCGAATATCCACTTTGCGAAGCCGGAGGATTTTCAGAAGGCGACTCATCGCCTGTACCGGGACACAAATCACCCGACCTCGCTCACTGTCGGCGTCCTCCCTTGA